The genomic stretch CCAGAAGTCCAGTCCTTAccagtttaaaccagcaacagaGCTGTACTAGCTAATGCTGCTATGATTTCGACATAAGAACCACATTAAAAAGCTATAAACTAACATTTTATCGGTCAGTAACCTCTGaattgtgttttgctgattaaTTTCCAGGACCCGGCGTCCTCCACCGCCTCCGAGGGCGACTCGGACACAAGAGAGAACGAACCTGCCACCCTCAACTACAAACCCTCACCCCTGCAAAGGAAAATAGGTATGCACCCAGATTATTTACCCCGACCTTGATTACGTAAATAATTGCCACAACCTGGGCAGTGAGGTTGACAGTACAGTGgtttgctgtttttcttttgaTTGGTTTATATTCAGGGTGCCAtgattaatatattaaatataagatTTATGATTTAACTGGTGATAGCCGGTTCTGACCTGAGCTTGTCTGTGTGCCgttgtgtagagaaacagcgaGAGCTGGCCAGGAAGGGTTCACTGAAAAACGGCACAGCCGGGAGTCCCGTCAACCAGCAGCCCAAGAAGAACAACGTCATGGCCAGAACAAGGTACGAGGCTCCAGAACTATTGGCCCAGGTTAAACTCCTGGTACTTCATGGAGTCCATGGTGTTATGTATTCTAAAATGAATTTCTTGGGGTGTGCAGGATAACCAGCTTTATAACGTCACAGATCCTCACCAGTGGGGGTTAGGTTTCAGTTTGATCTGATAGTCTGAAGCAATCACAGTTGATCTTCTTTGGGAGTTGACCGTGCTGGGTGTTGATGCCGGTTATTAGTGgtagacagtgggagcctagtgggtagagctttgggccatcaactgaaagattgagggtttgaatcccagctctgcctgctgccactgttgggtgcttgagcaagacccttaaccctctctgcttcctatgtacatatatatgacaaataaaggcattcgtattattattattattattattattattattaagaattttGATAAATAATCGGATTTTTTGTTTAACTAGTTGATAGTTTGTgatattttagatttatttaggTTTGCAAACATCAGTCTGATTAATCTGATCAGTGGGGATCAGTTTGCTTGTTCAGTCCTTGCCACCTTCTTGGATTATGTCTGACTATCTTGAGAAATGCTGTACAGTTTTAGCTTGGGTAACAGTTTGGGGTTTCTTCTCAATCTTGGTGGAGagcccactgttccatgtactttgtaaatGAGTTACAATCACCAAGCCACAGAAAACAAACAGCTGTTTAACAgtgtaatgaaaataaatgtacttCCATCTCACTCATTCTTTCATTTCAGGCTGGTGGTTCCCAATAAAGGCTACTCCTCCCTGGATCAAAGCCCAGACGAGAAACCATTAGTAGCTCTAGACACAGACAGGTACGCTACGCTACGTTCGTTTCTGTACAAGTAGCATTTTGCTAAGCCTTCGCCGTCTTCTGAATTTATTCTTATTGCGATCTGTCCACAGTGATGATGACTTTGACATGTCCAGATACTCTTCGTCAGGATACTCCTCGGCTGAGGTGAGATATCTGAAGGTACTGGTACCTACGCTGAATTTACTGTAGATGTTCTCGTTTGACGGACCCTCATCATCCATAGATACTCTTCATTTCCTGGAGTTGACCTCAATGTTCTGGTCTCATTGTTCAGTTTCTAGAACTTTCTTTCTTAGTATAGTGTGCTGGCTCTGCTCTCCAGCATTCTTAACTGTCTCCAGAACGTTCTTCTTCAACTGTATATAGTGCGCTAGCTCCATCTGTAGGCACGTTGACCACATTTCAAGAAGTTTCCTTCATAAGATAATGTGCTAATCCTGCCCACAGCCACTCCTTTTACAGGTTCTAGAACTCACTTACGTTATATAATGTGCTGGCTCAGAAACCACAGACATATATAATGTTCCAACTTGGACGAAGGCACTCATCTCAGAGTTTCCAGAACTTTCCTAAAATGTggaaaacactttaaaaagcattcttccatcTAGTTAGCAAGCAGATATGACTCTACCATCAAGCTAGCATGAgtgtacaaaacaaaatgtCCAACATATAACCTTTATTTTGCTATCTTATTAGCCAGCTTGCAAACAAACAAGCTATCTAGTTACTATTCTAGCTAGCCGCTTCTGTTTACTACTTACCAAACCACTAACCCTCTGTAGACGGTTTCTATTGTTTCAAGACGGCGTCTGTGTAAATCTTTATGGATTTTAATTTAAGAAGAGCCTGCTAGCGAGATAGCAAGATAGCTTTTTAACCTGCTAGCTTTCTGGCTAGCTATATGCTGTTCAATCCAGACATGAGCTAAATCTATTTGTAATAAGAATTTGAACAGACGTTCATGTGCTACTTCTGGCTGACACGGGATCACAAAAAACTCCTTTGCTAACGAACAAGCTAGCTAGTTATTATTCTACAATCCTGAAATGTATTACCAGACGGTATCAACAATGTTGGGCTATCAGATCACCCATTTGTCGTGCAGTTTGATGCCTTATACCAATCAGATGTTTTTTTAACCATGTCTGCTCACTTTCCGCAGCAAATAAACCAGGACCTGAACATCCAGCTGCTGAAGGACGGCTACCGGCTGGACGAAATTCCCGACGACGAGGACCTGGACCTCATTCCGCCCAAATCGGTCAACCCCACCTGCATGTGCTGCCAAGCTACGTCTTCGTCCGCCTGTCAGATCCAGTAAAGTCTCTCTCGCTAGCTCCCCGTCCCGCCCTCGTACCCgtttaaaagacatttaatCTGTATTACGGCACGATTGTACAGGTAACGGTGCGCTTATGATTGGAATGGTGTACAGGAGAACAGGAAAGGCGTACACACgtaacacataaacacatctATACATACACTTATATTACGTATCATTTACCTTATGACTATTATTGGTGGCGTCCTCCTATGGTAGGGCGCGATGTACGCTAGTTAGCAAGGGTGGGCTGGTGTGTGATACCTCCTGGCTGAGCTCGTGGAGGTCGAAAACTGAATTTATTAAACTGTGCGTAACTTGTCGATGCTAGCGCTGATTGAGTAGGCTAATCCACTGTAGTGGCCGCTTCCATGTCGTAGTTATCgctgtttgtttctgttttgtttattcGTTTGTTTTTTATGAAGTTTGAGACACTGTATGTGCTTAAAGATGTCGCCGAGACACCGTTGATGTTGATTCTGTTTTTTGTGTTAAACGCAGCATTGCGTAGCATGTACGAGGACGTTGCACTTTGTTTCCTTCAACTGTTTGGTTTGTTTacatcaggggtgtccaaactaaaTGGCCCGTTATTATTTTTGAAACGGCTAGCGAAGTATTTTAGACACATTATTAAACAGGTTTTAACAAACTGCTTGAACAGTTTAAACTCTGGGTGTCGCCATAGTATAAACGCTTAGCATCACTTTCCCCAAACTCAAACCATGGTTCCTGAGTTTTTGGATTAACATGGCGGCTCCA from Trichomycterus rosablanca isolate fTriRos1 chromosome 21, fTriRos1.hap1, whole genome shotgun sequence encodes the following:
- the fam219ab gene encoding protein FAM219A — its product is MMEEIDRFQVPTEAEMQALDPASSTASEGDSDTRENEPATLNYKPSPLQRKIEKQRELARKGSLKNGTAGSPVNQQPKKNNVMARTRLVVPNKGYSSLDQSPDEKPLVALDTDSDDDFDMSRYSSSGYSSAEQINQDLNIQLLKDGYRLDEIPDDEDLDLIPPKSVNPTCMCCQATSSSACQIQ